The Rosa rugosa chromosome 1, drRosRugo1.1, whole genome shotgun sequence genomic sequence GCCTCAAAGTCAGGTTCTGGATCATGTCACAGGTAGCTCCCTCGCAATCCATTCTTCTGCCAAGTCTGTGATGGTTCGCAATCCTCTTACAGTTAATTCTTCGGATTTGATCGATGCTCCTAGATTTGGTGGGGTGGAGAGGTATGCTGATAACTCTAGTCTTGGAGGAGAGATTGTGCATGAAAGTGAACCAaatgaagaggaaggatttAAGGAAATTGATTCAGTATTGGAAGAGAAAGGGATAGATAATGCTTTTGAACATGCTGTAGATAGAAATGTAGATGAAAATTCTTCATCTGGGAATGGTGTAGATAttgttgcaagtctagcctTGGTCAGCATTAGCAATGAAGAAAATGGTTCTAATCTAGTTAAGGCTGATGAAGCTAGCGATGACTTCCCAGAGCCAACTGTGTTATCAAAAGATGAAGTTTCTACAGAGAATACTCTGGAAGAAAATACAACTGAGGCAGCAAAGAATTCTGAGGGCGTCAAAACTATATTTCCATCCTCTCAACTCATTTTACCCGCAACAGCTTCATTCATAAACCAGACCAATGTAAGTTACTTGGTGTTCAATGCAAGCTCTTCTGTTGGTTCTGCTTCCCTGGAAAGTGATGTTGTGACTATAAAAAATGGTTCTTTGACAATGACAAGTCCtgggaagaagatgatgaagtgCAACATGCCGCCAAAATCAATAACATCAATACATGAGATGAACCTTACACTGGTGCGGCACCATGCTAAGCCACGTGCATTGGTATAAATATAGCAAACTTTTGCTGTTGCTAATCTAATCGTACTCTCAATGCTGAAGTTTATGTAGGGGATCCTAATCTTGTATTTGATTGCAGAGACCACGGTGGTCCTCTGTGCGTGACCAGGATATTCTAGCTGTGAAGTCACAGATCCAGCATCCTCCCATGGTCAAAAATGATCGAGAACTTTATGCCCCTCTCTTCCGCAATGTTTCAATGTTTAAAAGGTAAGTGGAATTAGAAGTACGGTTTAAGTAAGTTCTACCCAAAATTGAAGTTTTATTTTCCACTTTGAAGAAACTGATGCCTTTTCTCGGTTACAAGAAACTCTTTTTACTGACATTTTGCTGCATTCTCAGGAGTTATGAACTTATGGAACGCACATTGAAAGTCTATATCTACAAGGAGGGAAACAAACCCATCTTTCATCAACCAATACTAAAGGGGTTATATGCTTCTGAAGGATGGTTCATGAAACTGATGGAGGGACATAAGCGTTTTGTTGTGAAGGATCCACGAAAGGCTCATCTGTTTTATATGCCATTCAGTTCAAGGATGCTAGAGTTCACTTTGTATGTTCGCAACTCTCACAACCGGACAAACCTACGCCAATATTTGAAAGCGTATTCTGAAACAATTGCAGCAAAGTATCCTTACTGGAACAGAACTGGTGGAGCAGATCATTTTCTTGTTGCCTGCCATGACTGGGTATGCTCTCTATGCATCTTTCCACTTTCTTGCTTTTGCCTGGATGAATAATATagatataaatatgataagatACTAGAATGAGATTCCACAAATGGCTGAGAGATTAATGACTTAATGCCAAATGAATCTGTTCAAATTGGTGCGCGCCGTAGCACCATTATCAGAATCATATGTTTCTCTATATAACTGTGCTCTGTTCATCTCGGAACGAACGTATTTTCTTCCTACATAAGTGTGCATTTATGTACTTTTAACATGATAGATTGACTTTTGTAGGCTCCATATGAAACTAGGCACCATATGGAACGTTGCATCAAAGCCCTCTGCAATGCTGATGTTACTCAAGGCTTTAAAATAGGAAGGGATGTCTCTCTTCCAGAAACATATGTTCGTTCCGCAAGAAATCCTCTTAGAGATCTTGGAGGCAAACCTGCTTCCGAGAGGCAGGTTCTTGCCTTCTATGCTGGAAATATGCATGGCTATCTCCGTCCAATATTGCTGAAGTACTGGAAGGACAAAGACCCAGACATGGAAATCTTTGGTCCAATGCCTCCTGGAGTTGCAAGCAAAATGAACTACATCGAGCATATGAAGAGCAGCAAATACTGTATCTGCCCCAAGGGTTACGAGGTCAACAGTCCCCGGGTGGTTGAAGCAATATTCTATGAGTGCATTCCGGTGATCATATCCGACAACTTTGTGCCACCATTTTTCGAGGTATTGAATTGGGGGGCTTTCTCTTTAATCCTTGCAGAGAAAGACATTCCAAACTTGAAAGACATACTACTTTCCATACCGGATGAGAGGTACCTTCAGATGCAACTAGCAGTCAAGAAAGCTCAGAAACATTTTCTGTGGCATCCTAAACCCCTCAAGTATGATCTCTTCCACATGACACTTCATTCAATTTGGTACAATAGAGTTTTTCAGATCAAACCCAAGTAAGGTTGCCGAAGTTTCGACATGTGCAATGTGAAACATCAAGAGCAGCATAGGTGGAAATGAGgccctttttctctctctctctctcttctcctcctcctcctcctccttccctATGAAGTGGTTAAATTATGTGCTAGCCTACGAAAATAACTGTAACTGCTATATTTTCACCTTGTAAATTGTAGTGCTTCTAATCAATCAGTGTTAGACTAAAAAACGACACCCGAATCAAAGTTTTGTACAAAAATGACACTCGCAGTACATTGTGTGAAATTGAAATCTTTGGTGTATTGTTCATAGAACCCCTATTCCCTTTCTGTGCCACCGATGAAGTTGGGGGGTTCTATAATAGTGCTTTAGATTTTGCTCGATTACATTGAACTACTGTAATTCGAAATTTCAATACTACAGAGCACTGTTAAACTTTCTGAGAACCAAAGCGTGGTCGGACAGAAGTAACAGTTAATTGGATTTCCTTGCAGGCTAGGCTTCCAATCCTTCCATCAACGATAGAAAAAGTTGTCCCTCCGGGGGGCCGGGCTAACCCCTTAAAGCAAGTTCATCCATTGgatcaccgggtcacctactattcactactttttattgtatattttcattctcttggagggcacgaaatacactgtgcaagtcaccatggtgacctagAAAGTGATccagggtgacccagggcacgaaatacactgtactCGTGACCCAGATGATGAAAATAAcactaaaaaacagtgaatagtgggagacctggtgacccaacgggtgaacttgctcttattaGACAAATTGGATTTCCAACACGCCACGTGTTAATTCGTGCTGCTTCCACACCCTGTGACATTGACGTCTAATCGCGTGGGCCCCCACACTGCAATCGCTGACTGTTTTTAACATGCAGACTCCAGAAATCCACCACGTATAGTTTTGAAGCCCGTAATCTTGCCTCCTAAGTTACTCAAACGCACTCGAATgcattaaaattttaaaatcgaGAGTCGTTAGATTAGTCACAACTCATATTAAAACTCCAGAAAACTTCCGAATCTAATAGTTTATAATGGTACTATGGAACACCCCAGTCTTGTTGGTTCAAAATCTGGTTTTCACAGTTGGTGTCGGTTAAAACCTTTTAAATTCTGTTAAAGCTTGAAAAGAATGAAACTTGTGGTATGGGTCAGAGCTCTTTTTCTAAAGCCGAAATTGGATAACGATCATGGATTGATTGCACCATTTCATTCCATTGACCACTTTTCATTCGGTTGGTGCGCGCTGTTCCCAAAATATACACCAagctttgtctctctctctctctctcattcattTATAGCTCACACTTTTTCAGAGCTTTAATTTCAACTTTGAAAATCTAAACCTTCTTTTTCCCTCTATAAATTGAATTGCCTTCTCTGTACAAAAACCTGTTTCTGGGATCCAGCAGATTTGTCTCTGTTTCATTTGTAAGTTGCTCTGTCTGATATAATGGTTACATTTTGTTTCAATGATGATGGGCTGCATTCTTATGATTTACTTACTCATCTGGGTGTTCATGGTTCTGTTCTAATTCTGTCAAAGTTTCATTCTTTTTGAGTTGTTCTGCACTCGTCTAATAATCTAATATCAGCCttgattgttttgtttgttgCATAATTCAGGATTCGAAGAATTAATGGGTGATGtatatattaataatgaaatatcTGAAATGCCTTTAACAGTGAGTACTCTTAGTCTTTCCTATTTGAGATTGTGCATTATTGATGCCGTGCTTGAACATTATCATGTTTATATCTAAGTTCAGCAGCTTAATATTCATGAGCTGATTGTTATGCATCTATGGATTAGGATTTCAGacacatatatattttagtttCATTCAGAACTTGTGTATAAAGATCTAATGTATGTCCTTGTATCAGGCCTATAATGATACCGTGATGAACACGAATCTAGTCATTGATAGTCTGGGGTTCTTCTCATCAATGGATGACATTTTTGACCGTCTATTGATATTGGCCAGTTATATTGGTCATCGATGTATTCAATTTGTAGGTGAGCTTTCTCACTTACTGATTTATCTATGTCATGTCACACAATGCCTCTGATATTCAAGTGTTTTGTGTCTTTTTACAACTGTCTGTAATGTCCAAGCTAGTTCAGTTCAGTGGGACACTTTTCCACATTATTCTCATTCAATCATGTCTGATGTTATTGCAGAGGATCTTGCCCTCAGAGAAGCTGATAGATACTTGGAGGATTTGGTGAACTTTTCTGCTGGACAGCATTTAAAATCATTGAGACATGGCATTTGTAAATCATTTTCTGAAGGTTCTTCATCGTCTTCAAAACCTTATATTTCTGATCGGGACCATGAAATCTGTGAAAGAAGAGTCTCAGGCTCTAGGGATGAATTCCTTGTAGATATGAGATCTGAGATTGTAGAAACCAACTCCAGTCATGTGGCTATTCCATTCATTTGTAAAGGGTAATATTAGGTTTATGCAAATATTAATGTTTAAAATTTTCTCTAATGCAGTAGAAATTGAAGTCCGGCAATTAACCTAGTTTTTATGAGAAAACATCATGATCCATCTACTTTCAAGTGAACTGATTGCACCTCCTTCCCTTTTTAAGTACTAGAATCTACCATCACAAATGACTAACTGTAGTTGTTTGCATTTCTTAAGTCTCATTCTAGTTATCGTCATTGTTAACTTGTTGTTGCTTCCACTTGATGTAGGTTGATGCTGCCATTGTATGGTTTACAGTTTGCTTGGAGGTTGGCAATGTCTTGTTGGAGAAGTTCTTTCTTATATGCTAGAAGTGCTCATCTGCGAGTTCGTAGGTAATTAAGTAGATTTTTGTTATCAACTGATGGATTCATATGCCATAGAGTCTATGAATGGCTTCTTTTTGTTTATATTTCAGGCTGGATTTCGATTTACTTGGTGTATCTAATTTGTTACCTTTACATATCTTTCTTCATTGTTTTAGGTCTTAATAGAGTTTAAAGGTTCGTTTTTACATTTGTAGCATCGCATCTCGTGTACAGAGAACATTGCGAGGTTCATCTGATGATATTGGATGGTTGCAGCGCATTCCTAGCATGCCTTCTGTAAATGATGGTACAGAAAGATTCTTGGAATTGCTTGCCGGAATAAGGTAGTAGAAGATTTGTTAATGAAATGTGTTTGATCTTGTTATATATTATAGTCTTCTCTGTTTAGTCTTATCCGGTATCCAGCTTGCTAGTGGATTGATATGTTTATATATTGTACTTATGTCATCCATTATACTTTAGGAAGGGAAAGCACGAACTGCCCAACTCATTTGTTTATCTACTAATTCCGGGTATAAGAagatttccttttctttctttttcccacTTGTGAGTTGTGACTTTGTTCTTCCCATTTGTTCAATCTACATTTAGTGTGGGTGCCTATAGTTACAGGAATTAACTTTGATATTTCAGGACTCTTTAGCAATCACAGTCCATTGTATTTTGTTGGAACTAAGAGATTCTTTTCAAAGATGGGTCTAGCATGCCATATTGCGAAAATTCACAGCGAGGTAATGAATGATTACAGTATTCATTGTAAAATGAGATTGACCTTGGTATGGTTAAGTATTGACTAATTACTGAATGTTTTTAAGATCACTAATGATTGCATATTCACCTTCTCAATTATCTTTTCTTCTACATGGATGGACCTTGTGAAAGACTGAAAATATTATCTTTTTTTGCTTTCCTTTCTCTTGTGCAAAGGTATCTGTTGAGCACAATGCGTGGGAGCTGAAGCAATATATCGAGGAGCTTTACTGGGGATCCGGAAAGCGTGTGATGCTGCTAGGGCACAGCAAGGGTGGTGTTGATGCTGCAGCTGCATTGTCAGTCTACTGGAATGATTTGAAAGACAAAGTTGCTGGTTTAGCACTGGTACAGTGTCCATATGGTGGCACTCCTTTAGCTTCTGATATTCTTCGTGAAGGCCAGGTTGCTGACAAAGAAACCCGTAGGATAATGGAGTTTTTGATATGCAAGCTAATCAAGGTAAGGGTTACCTTTTACTATGCATTTAACCATTTACCAAGCAAGGTCATGAGGTAGTTGATTTCTTTGTGCATGAACCTAGCACGTAGAAATTACAAGTTGTGTGTCTAGAGACCATCATCGGTGAAGCTATCATACAAGAAGCTTCAATTTTTATGAACTACGTCTGGAACTCCTATGTGTAGTTATGCTTATAATGGGTTTTCAGAGATCATGAAACTCCTTCATATCAGCCTCACAAGGGCTTAAGAAAGGAAATTTTGGTACTTTGTGTTTATTGTTTCTCAAGCCACTGCCTACGCTTCTTATAGGTTTCATTTTCAATAGCCTATACCCTGCTTTACAGATTCAGTATAAGCAATCAACACCTAGTTAGCCCTTCTGCAGTTTGTACATTCAGTTAGGGTAAAGTTGGCTGGCTTCAGTCCTCAAACATTTGAAGTATATGTGCTACTCTTGTTTCTTTTGTGTTAATTATAGTTAGGAAACGGGTGGACAGAATATAACCAGTAACACATTTCATATATGTATTGTAGGGTGACATACGGGCACTGGAGGATCTTACATATGACAAAAGGAAGGAGTTCATCATGAAGTACAAGCTTCCTGCAGAGCAAATTCCTCTAATTTCCTTCCATTCTGAGGCTAGCATTGCCCCTGGTGTCCTTGCCACAATGACTCATATAGCTCATGCAGAACTTCCATGGCTTCCCCTTCCAAAATTTGGCAATGAAGAAGCGGACAACATTGTTCAAGCAAGTCGCCAGATGCCTGTAGTGATTCCTTTATCTGCGGCAATGGCTGTGTGTGCGCTCCACCTACAACTCAGGTACGGGGAGAAGAGTGATGGATTAGTGACATGCCGTGATGCTGAAGTTCCAGGTTCAGTTGTAGTCAAGCCAGATCGGAAGCTTGACCATGCATGGATGGTTTATTCTTCGAGGAAAAAGAAGGCTAGTGAGGCCGATGCCTCTGAAATGTGTGAGTCTATTTTAACTCTGCTTGTGGAGCTCGGAAAGGGAAAAGCTTTGAATTGATCAATGCCTAGTTAAAGCCAGAGAATCGTTTGCTTTACCATTTCCTTTTTACTTTGCTTTAATTCATTTGCTGTTGAATCAATGGCAGCGAAATCGTGCTATGTAAAAATTTGAACTCGAATTATTCTACTGTGAGGAACACAGTCCATCTTCTTACCATTACATATTGTTATAACGCTGGCACAACTACTTGTTGCAACAGCCCAAACCATATGTTCATTATGTGGAACAAAGtaaatataaagagagagacAAAAAATAAGAAACCAAAAATCAGAAGCTGTTGATAGTACTGCAAGTGTAATGTACTAGCCGTAAGATGATTCAAATGATatgtttcttcttcttaattaTCCTCACTCCAACTATCTACTTATGCCAACGAAATTTAAACCTATGAGTTTCACGGTGTTGGTTTTACAaaaccaaaactcaatattatATGAATCAAATGACATAAACTGTAGAGCTTGCAGGCCAATTCTAAAACCAAGATCGAGAATCCATTAACTCTTTCAAGCATGGGTGACACATGAACTGCATGTGAAGGAGATAGACCAGTATATTTATAGAGAGCAATGAGAATATTCATATTTATTATGGTTAaattcaaagaagaaaaaagaaaaatgatcagCTGGCTCCACATATTAATGGATCAAATGCAGGTTGGGTTCTGCTCTCTGCACAACAACTCCTCAAACGTGCTCTTCAATTCGATCACATATCCTTACAGCCTTGCTTATGTTAATGATGACCTATATGTAGTTGAAATACGAAAAATGAGaatacctagcgctctgctagggttgggagagagCCGCTCgtggcctctctgtaccttccTCCATCGTCGATGGAGCAAATTTCCGGCACTGTTCTCGGCGCCGTTACCTTGGCCCACGACTTCCATCGTGCGTGCTTACCAGTTGCGGCAAGGATGCTTCCCGGCGGCGTCTTTCTGGTCTCAGCCTCTATCTGATCGTGGTTGGTGTGGAAAAGAAGGGGTTGTGCCACCTTGCTGGGGTGGAAAGGCACCGGCGATGAATCGTCTCCGACCGAGTCGGGCAAGGCTGAAAGTGGGTCTCTTGGATAGATCTGGTCCTGCGGTGGTGCGGTGTACGGCGTACGGTTGCTTGACCAAGAGTATTGATGCTGGGACGATGACGTATCGGCGGCCGGAGTGGGTTTTTGGCTTCGGTGATGGCTTTTCTCCAGATCTAACCAGCGGGGCTTGGGTCTGGTGCAGAAGCTTTCCGGTCATCAATGGGCATCGCCACAAGGGTGGTGAGGCCGGCGGCAATGCCTTGCTTAGTGCGAACAGGTCCGGGACGAGGTACCTCCGGCGAGGTTCGGCGGCTCAGTGGCTGGGGTCGCGGACAAGGCaggtctgggtgcccagagagattTTGGGTGCCCACCTATGGATCTGGACCTGGGCTCCTATTGGTTTGGGCTTTTCAAGATGGGCCTTTGTTTGGGTTCTGTCTTCTCTTTGgattcgtatttgggatccaggcGACTTCTTACGGATTCCTTTTTCTGCTATACTCTGGATTTGGAATTTTGGCTAcctaggtagaagattgctctctactcGACGTATTAATTTGTGTGGAGTGGgtaaggtcggtcacactaccggcggtgaccttgatagaaggttaccctctattcgacgtatttatatgcgtggaagtatggtcggcCATACTATTGGAACCGTTTTACATCGCTCGGACTCTGTCCTGGGcgtcatcaaatgcttaattgcatcccttcgtaCCTTTGATCGGTTTTATTTCCGTTGCTTTATGGTATCTAGTATTTCCCTTATTagtttatattttgatgtagtttctacatctttaggttgtaatttttcttatgtttattattaataaaatggttgactattattctcaaacaaaaaaaaatgttaatgaTGACCCATTAAGTTTTATGGGCTCCATATGGCTTTGCaacattattttgttttaagTTTCTCGAAAATATAAACATACACAAACTtcttttttgacaaaaaaaaagaaacacaaaCCTAACTTTCTAGTTTCTTGACGCTTTATTAATTTTTCTCTTGAAAATATCAGTTTTCATTTTCATGAAATATAAGATcactgttcaagtaaattcagaatatgtgtctcgcccaaactcgaggttacttggtctagttgaaatagggttagAATTAAAGATAATCtcggataatcttagagatatctAATCAATGTAAGATTACATTTCTATGTACAACtatgattctatgtcttgtaatcctctatataaagaggctcctattatcaataaaaacacagcaattttctctccgaatttctgattccctaaaacaatcACAAAAtttcctttatttttattttttgaaaataagGTCATAAAGTTTCCTTGATATTGGATATATTGCATAAATATCTACTTCATTGTTAGCGAAAACTTGATATTGGCTAACAATTTTCTTGCAAGTAAAACTAAAAGGATCAATGTAGTAAAGGTTAACCACAATAAAAGATTGGATATGTCATCCCAACCATGTAGAAACCAAACCTGAAACTTTCtccaaagggaaaaaaaaaaatgtggattATAGTACACgattttttggtcaaaataacATATTCTTGTCTTTTCACCAATATCTTCCCACCCCCATAACATAATCTCTAAACAATTCTAGAATACTAGAATTGACAGGTCTCCTAAATctcaattcaatttttttttacaatttttcaaaGTCCAAAAACCAAAAAGGTCAATAAAAAATGTTGTTGAGACTGTTttacaattttctcaattttaatcactttgtgaaaaaaaaaaaaacaattacttTCAATGCCCAAAATATTCTGAATATTTGCAGTAATACGTTGAATATGGTTTTTtatttctgtaattttttttaaaagaaatgaGCTGAATATTGTTAATGTACGAGATTCAGCGATAGCCAAATCTTGTTAACGTTGGTTGAAGCCTAGACCTCTACTGAGGAGGCTGTAGCGCTATCGCTACCTGttaagtaaaatacaaagggcgtcagagggagactgTGGTTGGCGGTCTTCTATACTCTGATGTCTAAGTCaatcaatgtatttatgttgacagaataacgttaggtaagtaataaatgtgtagttaatgaggagagatgagtggaccttttataggtgagggagagactgatctcttccttaTTTTTTATGTgagactgatgtgcttcagttcccagcttctgatgcttcagcaaGGTGATCTTAGCACGGCGCGTGACGACTCGTCAGCTGTGATCTCGGGCTGAGCCAGAGCTCAGATGATAGCCTGTTTGGCAGTGTTTCCATAGGTCACACCCTTGACAGTTGTTGGTGCCGCTGGCGGCAGTATGAGCGTGGCTTattgtagctaattatgcttaggcaaatgctcatgtaagtacaaatATAATTAGAGTGATGATTGATAGCGTGACAATccaaaattgattttttttttttttgagttcaaatatatatattccactgAATAAATgccagaacggcacatacaaatGGTTCATAAGGACACCCGGTACCATTTACTGTTACAAATCTTGCTCAATTATTCAAAGACCTTGCTAAAAACTAAACTTAAACTAGGCTTACTCAAAATACTTTTGACTTGAACCTCTCTTTGCCAATGCACACAATTGTGGTGCGTCAGGAGGTTCAAATATTTAGTGTAAAACATAGAAAAAAATTACTTTCCCCTTGCCCTTATCTGTAGGACTAGAGGAACTTGGTGAACAGGTGAGACTCAGTGGATGAGCAGTTTCTTTGTCATTCTTGGTCTTTGAGGGATTTTTATTTCGAGCTCCAAGAGGACGCCCTCTTTTCTTCTTACCTCCTGGTATTTCCTGAAGTCCCAATGATTTGACagtaaggggggtgtattgtatatggaattagtggaacttttaaagaaatctatgaaatttaaaagtctgggtatattcaatatagacttttaataGTCCATGAAAGTcctgaggtattcaattaggatttttaaagacttcatgaattccaccaaaatctaggggtattcaattaggacttttaaaaatgaataaaagtacagaggtattcaaaatatcattcatacttatggaattagaaaatcatggataatcatggactttgtagtgttaactatacattcCAAACtgcaataattttccagcctccagaccaaagatttgaaaaagtctatcaaagtttcctcttaaaaaaaaaaaaagtctatcaaagttcttctctctacgcacgaagaagttggtccttcatcatctctctttcttaattttttatttttttctctaatcttttatgatatcaacgttttttgatacccaacatgttcattgtagttcttgaatgtgatttttttttttttttcaattgtgatacttcgaaccctaatagcaataaaaattatttatgaaaccctaaaactcaaatattatggtctacccctaagaccttgaatagtgttgttatggcatactaaattttatcttattaattaattattctcattaatttgaatttatattatggttcaaagaaaggttgaacaattgaatttcaattgattgattatagatcaagacattgaccaatattgctacaatatatgttaattggtgaaaacaaaattgatgggaataattaaccataaacatcaagtgatctatattgcatatttatgttgttgggagattaggaatgaaaACAAACTCACTAGACAGACTAACGAtaatttatttgagtcaatttgtATTAGAAGATATTTGAGGAGAcaacgagttattatcttgttttgtgtttgggctgcatttgtttttttttttttttttttttttatatatattttgtacatgctaggaaatctgtagaagtcattcatatatAGATTtgcatgaatcaataaaagtctgttgttaaaatcaatggttttaagaaatccataacagtctatcaactttttaaagagtctgtagacttttcaaaaagtctgtcatttaaaaaaagtctgcacaaatccaaatacaataccccccccccccctaaattTGGTGGTGAATTCCGGCATCTTGAGCTTCTTTGGTTGAGCCATTTGTCCCCTGTTTTAATCAATCAGAACTGGGTTTGCACATTCTGAAGTGAAGGAGTAGGAGTCTGTCTACCTCTCTTGTTGGGCATCTGTTCTTCAACAGGTACAATAGGTAAACCATTATCTTGTCTTTCTTCAGGCTCACGAAGCACAATAGATCTTTTGGCCTTACGGACCCATGTGTCTTTCAGATTCACAAAAGGTAATACAGCAACAACAATTAGAATAGAGGATTTAAAAGTAAATGCCTTGCCATCAACCAGAAAATTCATTTTcagaaaattaatttttgataCATGAGTTTACACCAAagacttgtttttatttttttcagcAGCAATACACAAACCTGTAGGATGGAAGACCAACAAGCAATCCTCACATCGTCCAAAGAGGTTGTCAAAGTGATAGTGATCACTTCTTCAACCCTTAACATCAATTCTCAGCTGTTTTTCCAAAAAAATTGGTTTGTGGATGTCATggctaaccctaaccctaatctcCCCTGTGTTGTTAAAGAGTTTTTCATCTAGTTCAAGGGGATGGCCACCCACAGTAGCAATATCcatgatagttttttttttctcacaagcAGGAGGGATATGAGTGATACGTACCCATGGCTATAGgcgaataaaaaaaatagggcTCATGAGGTTGTGAtctattttttactttttttctcTTCTACCCCCATAATCATATTCTATAATAAGAGTTAGTTAGTATAGCAACCGAAAAAGATACATTGTAgtgaaatcaaaattgaaattttgataaaGGTAGAGAATTCAACAAAATGATAAAGACCTTCATCTTTTAAGAACTATATATTAACCATAACAATAATCAAATAATCAATTTGTGATACATAAAACAATCTATTCCCAAAAAATAACTAGCATGTCATTTGAATGAAACTCCAGATATGTGTTGCGTTGTACACCACTCACAGTAAAACTTTGGTGTTGTTCATCAGTTCATAATATCAAGTGAATCGAAAAAGAAATCCATATTAAT encodes the following:
- the LOC133727028 gene encoding uncharacterized protein LOC133727028 isoform X2 codes for the protein MNTNLVIDSLGFFSSMDDIFDRLLILASYIGHRCIQFVEDLALREADRYLEDLVNFSAGQHLKSLRHGICKSFSEGSSSSSKPYISDRDHEICERRVSGSRDEFLVDMRSEIVETNSSHVAIPFICKGLMLPLYGLQFAWRLAMSCWRSSFLYARSAHLRVRSIASRVQRTLRGSSDDIGWLQRIPSMPSVNDGTERFLELLAGIRKGKHELPNSFVYLLIPGLFSNHSPLYFVGTKRFFSKMGLACHIAKIHSEVSVEHNAWELKQYIEELYWGSGKRVMLLGHSKGGVDAAAALSVYWNDLKDKVAGLALVQCPYGGTPLASDILREGQVADKETRRIMEFLICKLIKGDIRALEDLTYDKRKEFIMKYKLPAEQIPLISFHSEASIAPGVLATMTHIAHAELPWLPLPKFGNEEADNIVQASRQMPVVIPLSAAMAVCALHLQLRYGEKSDGLVTCRDAEVPGSVVVKPDRKLDHAWMVYSSRKKKASEADASEMCESILTLLVELGKGKALN
- the LOC133727028 gene encoding uncharacterized protein LOC133727028 isoform X1, with the translated sequence MGDVYINNEISEMPLTAYNDTVMNTNLVIDSLGFFSSMDDIFDRLLILASYIGHRCIQFVEDLALREADRYLEDLVNFSAGQHLKSLRHGICKSFSEGSSSSSKPYISDRDHEICERRVSGSRDEFLVDMRSEIVETNSSHVAIPFICKGLMLPLYGLQFAWRLAMSCWRSSFLYARSAHLRVRSIASRVQRTLRGSSDDIGWLQRIPSMPSVNDGTERFLELLAGIRKGKHELPNSFVYLLIPGLFSNHSPLYFVGTKRFFSKMGLACHIAKIHSEVSVEHNAWELKQYIEELYWGSGKRVMLLGHSKGGVDAAAALSVYWNDLKDKVAGLALVQCPYGGTPLASDILREGQVADKETRRIMEFLICKLIKGDIRALEDLTYDKRKEFIMKYKLPAEQIPLISFHSEASIAPGVLATMTHIAHAELPWLPLPKFGNEEADNIVQASRQMPVVIPLSAAMAVCALHLQLRYGEKSDGLVTCRDAEVPGSVVVKPDRKLDHAWMVYSSRKKKASEADASEMCESILTLLVELGKGKALN